In Leptospira licerasiae serovar Varillal str. VAR 010, the sequence TCTAGATGTGGGGGATACTCTCCTTACGATGAAAAAACCCGCTGGGGAAGTGTATTTCGAAGTTTTAAAAGAATTCGGCCTGGACGGTTCTAAACATCCCAGTGGCTATATGGAAAGAGCCTTTCGTAAAGCCTATGCACACATGACGCGTCACCCGCTTCCGGACTTTAGAGATAAGTTCCACGTGCATGAAGATGGAAGCGAAGGATGGTGGAGAGAACTGTTGGGCTTCTTCTTAAAAGAGATAGGATCGGATCTGGAACCGGATCCTATTTTTCAATCCATATTCAAACGTTTTGATGAACCTTCTGTCTGGGAAATAGATCCTGGTTTTTACGAATTAGTTGAATTTGCAAAACAAAGAGGTTCCGGTCTCGGGATCATCTCCAACTGGGATCATAGACTCAAACAATTATTGGCAAGCGTAGGTGTTTTGGATTATTTCTATCCGATAATCGTCTCTGCGGAATTTGGATATGAAAAACCTTCTCCTTTGATCTTCCAAGAAGCTGAAAAGCTTGTAGGACTTTCTCCGGACAAACTGATTTATTGCGGAGACAAGGTTGAGTTGGATATTGTGCCGACAAGATCCAGAGGATGGACCGCATTTCATAAACATGCAGAAGGGGATATCCGAGATCTGAGGGAACTGGCTGCGATACTGAAAAAAGGCTAGTTTATTCTCTTTCCAGTTCTTTTCTTCCACCAAATAAGTCTAACCGAATACAAAAAAGAATCGAGTTAGAACAAAAATGAAAGTCCTCGCCGTCTCCGGAAGTTTAAGAAAAGGTTCTTCCAATACAGCCTTATTACTCGC encodes:
- a CDS encoding HAD-IA family hydrolase produces the protein MSSKEHYIFLDVGDTLLTMKKPAGEVYFEVLKEFGLDGSKHPSGYMERAFRKAYAHMTRHPLPDFRDKFHVHEDGSEGWWRELLGFFLKEIGSDLEPDPIFQSIFKRFDEPSVWEIDPGFYELVEFAKQRGSGLGIISNWDHRLKQLLASVGVLDYFYPIIVSAEFGYEKPSPLIFQEAEKLVGLSPDKLIYCGDKVELDIVPTRSRGWTAFHKHAEGDIRDLRELAAILKKG